Proteins encoded within one genomic window of Flavobacterium oreochromis:
- a CDS encoding catalase, whose protein sequence is MNDNQQNKMTSVSGRPIADNQNSLTAGKRGPMLLQDIWFLEKLAHFDREVIPERRMHAKGSAAFGTFTVTHDITKYTKAKIFSEIGKQTDLFLRFSTVAGERGAADAERDIRGFAVKFYTEEGNWDLVGNNTPVFFIRDPYKFPDLNKAVKRDPGTNLRSANNNWDYWTLLPESLHQITMTMSERGIPKSYRHMNGYGSHTFSFINTNNERFWVKFHFKTAQGIECLTDQESEIIIGKDRESHQRDLYNSIKEGNFPKWYLKVQIMPEEDAKTYPFNPFDLTKVWPHNDYPLIDVGVLELNRNPENYFADVEQSAFNPANIIPGIGFSPDRMLQGRLFSYGDTQRYRLGVNHYQIPVNAPKCPFHNHHKDGAMRIDGNGGNTVHYEPNSYGKWQEQKEYKEPALALEGAADHWDFREDDNDYYTQPGNLFRIMTPEQQQVLFENTARSVGGAEKFIQERHIHNCYKADPNYGKGVATALGISLTDLDLI, encoded by the coding sequence ATGAATGATAATCAACAAAACAAAATGACATCAGTATCTGGAAGACCAATAGCTGATAATCAAAACTCGTTAACTGCGGGAAAAAGAGGACCTATGCTTTTACAAGATATTTGGTTTTTAGAAAAATTAGCTCACTTTGATAGAGAAGTAATTCCTGAAAGACGTATGCACGCAAAAGGATCTGCTGCATTTGGAACCTTTACCGTTACACATGATATTACTAAATATACTAAGGCAAAAATATTTTCTGAAATTGGAAAACAGACGGATTTATTCTTACGATTTTCAACAGTTGCAGGAGAACGTGGTGCAGCTGATGCAGAAAGAGATATTCGCGGTTTTGCTGTAAAATTTTATACGGAAGAAGGTAATTGGGATTTAGTAGGAAACAATACTCCTGTTTTTTTTATTCGTGACCCATATAAATTTCCTGATTTAAATAAGGCAGTAAAAAGAGATCCTGGTACAAATCTTAGAAGTGCTAATAATAATTGGGATTATTGGACATTATTACCTGAATCTTTACATCAAATTACAATGACGATGAGTGAACGCGGTATTCCTAAAAGCTATCGTCATATGAATGGTTATGGAAGTCATACTTTCAGCTTTATAAATACAAACAACGAACGTTTTTGGGTAAAATTTCATTTCAAAACAGCACAAGGGATAGAATGCTTAACTGATCAAGAATCTGAAATAATAATAGGTAAAGATCGAGAAAGTCATCAAAGAGATTTATACAATAGTATTAAAGAAGGAAATTTTCCTAAATGGTATTTAAAAGTTCAAATAATGCCTGAAGAAGATGCAAAAACATATCCTTTTAATCCTTTTGACTTAACAAAAGTTTGGCCTCATAATGATTATCCATTAATTGATGTAGGCGTATTAGAATTAAACAGAAATCCCGAAAATTACTTCGCTGATGTTGAACAATCTGCATTTAATCCTGCAAATATAATCCCAGGTATAGGTTTTTCACCAGATAGAATGTTACAAGGTAGATTATTCTCTTACGGAGATACTCAACGCTATCGTTTAGGTGTTAATCATTATCAAATTCCTGTGAATGCCCCAAAATGTCCTTTCCATAACCATCACAAAGATGGGGCAATGAGAATTGATGGCAATGGAGGAAACACTGTCCATTACGAACCTAATAGTTACGGAAAATGGCAAGAGCAAAAAGAATATAAAGAACCTGCTTTAGCCTTAGAAGGAGCTGCTGATCATTGGGATTTTAGAGAAGATGATAATGATTATTACACACAACCAGGTAATTTATTCAGAATTATGACTCCTGAACAACAACAAGTCTTATTTGAAAACACGGCACGTTCTGTAGGAGGAGCTGAAAAATTTATACAAGAGCGTCATATTCACAATTGCTACAAAGCAGATCCTAATTACGGCAAAGGAGTTGCTACAGCTTTAGGAATTAGCTTAACAGATTTAGATTTAATATAA
- a CDS encoding enolase C-terminal domain-like protein: MQKEALYLFSEMQQEIAIDSNASFTVVDCKWLESQDFVSKFTYLEQPMPVGKYMSLNKENYANWMADEDFQNATQLEQLVGCYGSINVKLVKCGGLTPALTIIQEARKLGYKIMIGCMTESTIGISAGAVLAPLVDYADLDGANLLASDIAYGTKVIEGKIILNESPGLGISIR, translated from the coding sequence ATGCAAAAAGAAGCACTTTATCTTTTTTCTGAAATGCAACAAGAAATAGCGATTGATTCTAATGCTAGTTTTACAGTTGTAGATTGTAAATGGTTAGAATCTCAAGATTTTGTTTCTAAATTTACTTATCTAGAACAACCAATGCCAGTGGGCAAATATATGAGCCTAAATAAAGAAAATTATGCAAATTGGATGGCAGATGAAGATTTTCAAAATGCTACTCAATTAGAGCAGTTAGTTGGTTGTTATGGTAGTATTAATGTAAAATTAGTAAAATGTGGTGGTTTAACACCTGCTCTAACTATTATTCAGGAAGCTAGAAAATTAGGTTATAAAATTATGATAGGATGTATGACTGAATCAACCATAGGTATTTCTGCAGGTGCTGTATTAGCTCCTTTAGTAGATTATGCTGATCTAGATGGGGCAAATTTATTAGCTTCAGATATAGCATATGGTACTAAGGTAATAGAAGGAAAAATAATATTGAATGAATCGCCTGGTTTAGGGATTTCAATTAGATAA
- a CDS encoding TetR/AcrR family transcriptional regulator yields the protein MNERSFFLYICNSKNKIAMKAELKDKEKAILEATLELVNNNGFHASSMSKIAQKANVAPATIYIYFENKQDLIDKLYLHLKEEISHCIFKDYTEEMTIEEGFKVIWYAIANYKRTHINEALFQSLCDITPMINEETRSKGISYLQKFMDLCKRGQEEGIIKDCSLYLIYGFAINPLSFLVAKHQTGELFFDENILENAYKMAWYSIKK from the coding sequence ATGAATGAACGTTCATTCTTTTTGTATATTTGCAATAGTAAAAATAAAATAGCGATGAAAGCTGAGTTAAAAGACAAAGAGAAAGCAATATTGGAGGCAACTTTAGAACTAGTTAATAATAATGGTTTTCATGCTTCTTCTATGTCAAAAATTGCACAAAAAGCAAATGTGGCACCAGCAACTATTTATATTTATTTTGAAAACAAGCAAGATTTGATTGATAAGTTATATCTTCATTTGAAAGAGGAAATTAGTCATTGTATTTTTAAAGATTATACAGAAGAAATGACTATAGAAGAGGGGTTTAAAGTAATTTGGTATGCTATTGCAAATTATAAACGGACTCATATTAATGAAGCCCTTTTTCAGTCTTTGTGTGATATTACCCCTATGATTAATGAAGAAACCCGTAGTAAAGGGATTTCGTATCTACAAAAATTTATGGATTTATGTAAAAGAGGTCAAGAAGAAGGTATAATTAAGGATTGTTCTCTTTACCTAATTTATGGATTCGCAATAAATCCATTATCATTTTTAGTAGCTAAGCATCAAACTGGAGAATTGTTTTTCGATGAAAATATATTAGAAAATGCTTATAAAATGGCATGGTATAGTATAAAAAAATAA
- a CDS encoding organic hydroperoxide resistance protein encodes MKTLYSTKVTATGGREGSIKSEDGVLDFKVEIPKELGGKGGAFTNPEQLFAAGYAACFDSALNLVARNLKIKLESSSITAEVGIGSNENGGFDLSVSLVAEINGVEREVAEDLLAKTHQICPYSNATRGNIQVDISLK; translated from the coding sequence ATGAAAACATTGTATTCTACAAAAGTAACCGCAACAGGGGGGAGAGAAGGCAGTATAAAATCTGAAGATGGTGTTTTAGATTTTAAAGTAGAAATTCCAAAAGAACTAGGAGGAAAAGGAGGGGCTTTTACTAATCCTGAGCAATTGTTTGCTGCTGGTTATGCTGCTTGTTTTGATAGTGCATTAAATTTAGTTGCTCGTAATTTAAAAATTAAATTAGAAAGTAGTAGTATTACAGCAGAAGTAGGGATTGGTTCTAATGAAAATGGAGGTTTTGATTTATCAGTGAGTTTAGTTGCTGAAATTAATGGAGTAGAAAGAGAGGTAGCTGAAGATTTATTAGCTAAAACACATCAAATTTGTCCTTATTCTAATGCTACTAGAGGTAATATACAAGTAGATATATCATTAAAATAA
- a CDS encoding ankyrin repeat domain-containing protein, with protein MYTKRIFTFILLVSTFFISHAQNSNAQQELEKSFFYGARTSNIEILNEFIKTGVNVNYQGENGYTAIMIAAYNGQKKAVEFLISKGADLCIKDKRGNTALMGAIVASEDDIAKYLINLEKCDEETNKRTLEYAQRFGRTEIMKLLSTKEKR; from the coding sequence ATGTATACAAAAAGAATTTTTACGTTCATTTTATTAGTAAGTACTTTTTTTATTTCCCATGCTCAAAATTCTAATGCTCAACAAGAGCTTGAAAAATCTTTTTTTTACGGAGCAAGAACTTCTAATATTGAAATATTAAACGAGTTTATTAAAACAGGTGTAAACGTAAATTATCAAGGAGAAAATGGTTATACAGCCATAATGATTGCCGCTTACAATGGACAAAAAAAAGCTGTTGAATTTTTAATTTCCAAAGGAGCAGACTTATGTATAAAAGATAAAAGAGGTAATACTGCCCTAATGGGAGCAATTGTTGCCAGTGAAGATGATATTGCAAAATATTTAATAAATCTTGAAAAGTGTGATGAAGAAACAAATAAAAGAACTCTTGAGTATGCACAACGTTTTGGAAGAACTGAAATAATGAAACTTCTATCTACAAAGGAAAAAAGATAA
- a CDS encoding catalase, translating into MCITYCFDKCICSNPLTTSAGAPVNGDLQSLTLGPNGPVLLEDVHLIEKLQHFSRERIPERVMHPRGTGAQGYFTLTKNISDLTKAKIFSEVDKKTPVLVRFSSVIHSKGSPETARDPRGFAVKFYTEEGNWDLVGNHIPTFFIRDAIKFPDFTHANKPSPITDLQDENRIFDYFSKTPEATQTLTWLMSDNGTPKSYREMDGFGVNTFKFINDKGDISWVKFHFKSLQGIKNLTAEEVVQVQGKDFSHMTRDLYDNIAAGNFPKWDLYVQVIPNKDINKYDFNIFDDTKQWFNVEEIKVGTLVLDRIPANFFQYTESAAFAPSRVVPGIGFSPDKMLQGRNFSYADAQMYRLGKNHQLLPANRPLVKVNNYHIDGAMNFEERTGDTNYFPSHNNPTYTEFKADDKRLLDGYMVREEIKDSKDFYQAGILYRSYSKQEKDNLIKNWTNNLGKVKDKKIQATIVSFLYKADQEYGTRVGNALGLSKDSYNK; encoded by the coding sequence TTGTGCATCACTTATTGTTTCGATAAGTGCATTTGCTCAAACCCCCTTACAACCAGTGCGGGAGCTCCTGTTAATGGTGATTTACAGTCACTAACTTTAGGTCCAAATGGCCCTGTTTTACTAGAAGATGTTCACTTAATTGAAAAATTACAACATTTCAGTAGAGAACGAATTCCTGAAAGAGTTATGCACCCAAGAGGTACTGGAGCTCAAGGCTATTTTACTTTAACTAAAAATATTAGCGATCTTACTAAAGCTAAAATATTTTCAGAAGTAGATAAAAAAACACCTGTTTTAGTTCGTTTTTCTAGTGTTATTCATTCTAAAGGCTCTCCTGAAACTGCAAGAGATCCTAGAGGTTTTGCAGTGAAATTTTACACAGAAGAAGGCAACTGGGATTTAGTAGGAAATCACATCCCTACTTTCTTCATAAGAGATGCTATTAAATTTCCTGATTTTACACATGCAAACAAACCATCTCCTATAACAGATCTTCAAGACGAAAACAGAATTTTTGATTATTTTTCAAAAACACCAGAGGCTACTCAAACATTAACTTGGTTAATGTCTGATAACGGTACTCCTAAATCATATAGAGAAATGGATGGATTTGGAGTAAATACTTTTAAATTCATAAATGATAAAGGTGATATTTCTTGGGTAAAATTTCATTTTAAATCTTTACAAGGAATCAAAAACCTAACAGCAGAAGAAGTTGTTCAAGTACAAGGTAAAGACTTTAGCCATATGACTAGAGATTTATATGATAATATTGCTGCTGGAAATTTTCCTAAATGGGATCTATACGTACAAGTAATACCTAATAAAGATATTAATAAATATGATTTTAATATTTTTGACGACACTAAACAATGGTTTAATGTTGAAGAAATAAAAGTAGGTACATTAGTTTTAGATCGTATACCTGCAAACTTCTTCCAATATACTGAAAGTGCTGCTTTCGCTCCTTCTAGAGTTGTTCCTGGAATAGGTTTTTCTCCTGATAAAATGCTTCAAGGTAGAAATTTCTCTTATGCTGATGCTCAGATGTATCGATTAGGTAAAAATCATCAATTATTACCAGCTAATAGACCTTTGGTGAAAGTAAATAATTATCACATAGATGGCGCAATGAATTTTGAGGAAAGAACTGGTGATACGAACTACTTCCCTAGTCATAATAATCCTACATATACAGAGTTTAAAGCTGATGATAAAAGGCTTCTTGATGGTTATATGGTACGTGAAGAAATAAAAGACTCTAAAGACTTTTATCAAGCAGGTATCTTATATCGTAGTTATTCTAAACAAGAAAAAGATAACTTAATAAAGAATTGGACAAATAATTTAGGTAAAGTTAAAGACAAAAAGATTCAGGCTACCATTGTTAGCTTTTTATATAAAGCAGATCAAGAATATGGAACAAGAGTTGGTAACGCTCTAGGCTTATCTAAAGATAGTTATAATAAATAA
- a CDS encoding DUF4377 domain-containing protein — MIRILLSTFTLILISCNTMKKDEKIIYIGPETKPCHAGMMETQCLQVKWTKNQKEWEHFYDSIKGFKFERGNEYELIIKEEKIKNAPADGANVKYSLVKEINKRRASN; from the coding sequence ATGATACGTATCCTTTTATCAACTTTTACACTTATACTAATATCTTGCAATACGATGAAAAAAGATGAGAAAATCATCTACATAGGTCCCGAAACAAAACCTTGTCATGCTGGTATGATGGAAACTCAATGTTTACAAGTAAAATGGACAAAAAATCAGAAGGAATGGGAACATTTTTATGATAGTATTAAAGGTTTTAAATTCGAACGAGGTAACGAATATGAGTTAATCATTAAAGAAGAAAAGATAAAAAATGCACCAGCTGATGGAGCTAATGTAAAATATTCTTTGGTAAAAGAAATAAACAAAAGAAGAGCTTCTAATTAA
- a CDS encoding SDR family oxidoreductase yields the protein MNKKVILITGGSSGIGKAIGEFLQSEGHIVYGTSRNPEKIQDSKIELVALDVRNSDTIRKAVAIIIAKSGRIDVVINNAGIGITGPIEEIPTDEMRAHFETNFFGPIEVIKAVLPQMRSQKAGLIINITSIAGYMGLPYRGIYSASKGALELVTEALRMETKQFGIEMTNIAPGDFATNIAAGRYHAPVTKDSAYAKVYGNALKEMNAHVDSGNDPIEMAKAVLKIINTSKPKVHYKVGAFMQKFSIFLKRILPDTMYEKMLMNHYRL from the coding sequence ATGAATAAAAAAGTAATACTGATAACAGGAGGCTCTTCAGGAATAGGAAAAGCTATAGGTGAATTTTTGCAATCAGAAGGACATATTGTATACGGAACGAGTAGAAATCCTGAGAAAATACAAGATTCTAAAATTGAATTAGTAGCTTTAGATGTTAGAAATTCTGATACGATACGTAAGGCTGTAGCCATTATTATTGCTAAATCAGGTAGAATAGATGTGGTTATTAATAATGCTGGTATAGGGATAACAGGGCCTATAGAGGAAATTCCTACAGATGAAATGCGTGCTCATTTTGAAACAAATTTTTTTGGACCTATTGAAGTAATTAAAGCTGTATTACCTCAAATGCGTTCTCAAAAAGCAGGCTTGATTATAAATATTACTTCAATAGCAGGGTATATGGGATTACCTTACAGAGGAATTTATTCTGCATCTAAAGGAGCTTTAGAACTTGTTACAGAAGCTTTACGTATGGAAACTAAACAGTTTGGCATTGAGATGACTAATATAGCACCAGGTGATTTTGCTACTAATATAGCTGCAGGACGTTATCATGCGCCAGTTACGAAAGATTCAGCTTATGCGAAAGTATATGGGAATGCTTTAAAAGAAATGAATGCTCATGTAGATAGTGGGAATGATCCGATAGAAATGGCAAAAGCAGTTTTGAAAATTATTAATACATCTAAACCTAAAGTACATTATAAAGTAGGAGCATTTATGCAAAAATTTTCAATCTTTCTAAAAAGAATTTTACCCGATACGATGTATGAAAAAATGTTAATGAATCATTATAGACTTTAA
- a CDS encoding endo alpha-1,4 polygalactosaminidase: MKIKFLIIATVVLLSSCYNDNDDTISKSQESIESIDFKQKMREFVIGISQYSKTMNPNFYVIPQNGIELVSTTGDLSGFPHSNYLDAIDANGQEDLFYSSENDNQATPSDRTEYLKKLLNISKNSGNKILIIDFCSTNTDISDSYSQNNNNNYTSFATTEIGLNSIPPTPINQENDSNVVNIDNAKIFLYIINPTHYKSKSEFIAAVNKTNYDLIIMDLFFKGIPFTASEINQLKNKENGGKRLVISYMSIGEAESYRYYWQSNWALNKPNWLDEENPEWKGNFKVKYWDQNWQNIIYGNNNSYLKKILDANFDGVYLDMIDSFDYYTK; the protein is encoded by the coding sequence ATGAAAATAAAATTTTTAATCATTGCAACAGTAGTACTATTATCTTCTTGTTATAACGATAATGACGATACAATCTCAAAAAGTCAGGAATCCATTGAATCCATTGATTTTAAACAAAAAATGAGAGAATTTGTGATTGGTATTAGCCAATATTCTAAAACAATGAATCCTAACTTTTATGTAATTCCTCAAAATGGTATTGAACTAGTCTCTACAACAGGAGATCTTTCAGGATTTCCTCATTCTAACTATCTAGATGCTATTGATGCTAATGGACAAGAAGATCTATTCTATAGTTCAGAAAATGATAATCAAGCGACACCTAGTGATCGAACAGAATATTTAAAAAAATTACTTAATATTTCTAAAAATTCTGGAAACAAGATTTTAATTATTGATTTCTGCTCAACAAATACTGATATTTCTGATTCTTATTCACAAAATAACAATAATAATTATACTTCTTTTGCTACAACTGAAATAGGTTTAAACTCTATCCCTCCTACTCCAATAAACCAAGAAAATGATTCAAACGTTGTTAATATAGATAATGCAAAAATTTTTTTATATATTATAAATCCTACACATTATAAATCTAAAAGTGAATTTATTGCAGCAGTTAATAAAACAAATTACGATTTAATTATAATGGATTTATTTTTCAAAGGAATTCCCTTTACTGCTTCCGAAATTAATCAACTAAAAAACAAAGAAAATGGAGGCAAAAGACTTGTTATTTCATACATGTCTATTGGAGAAGCAGAAAGCTACCGCTATTATTGGCAATCTAATTGGGCTCTTAATAAACCTAATTGGCTAGATGAAGAAAATCCTGAATGGAAAGGAAATTTCAAAGTAAAATATTGGGATCAAAATTGGCAAAATATAATTTACGGAAATAATAACTCTTATCTAAAAAAGATATTAGATGCTAATTTTGACGGAGTCTATTTAGACATGATTGATTCTTTTGATTACTATACAAAATAG
- the fsa gene encoding fructose-6-phosphate aldolase: MKFFIDTANLDQIREAQALGILDGVTTNPSLMAKEGITGKNNILKHYVDICNIVEGDVSAEVNALDLEGMIKEGEELAELHEQIVVKLPMTKEGIKACKYFSDRGIRTNVTLVFSAGQALLAAKAGATYVSPFLGRLDDVSTDGLNLISEIRDIYDNYVFETQILAASVRHTMHVVNCAKIGADVMTGPLSAITGLLKHPLTDIGIAQFIADYEKGNK; encoded by the coding sequence ATGAAGTTTTTTATTGACACAGCCAATTTAGATCAAATTAGAGAAGCGCAAGCATTAGGAATTTTAGATGGAGTGACCACTAATCCTTCCTTGATGGCAAAAGAAGGTATTACAGGAAAAAACAATATTTTAAAGCATTATGTAGACATCTGTAATATAGTAGAAGGAGATGTAAGTGCAGAAGTGAATGCCTTGGATTTAGAAGGTATGATTAAAGAAGGTGAGGAGTTGGCAGAATTACATGAGCAGATTGTTGTGAAGCTACCAATGACTAAAGAAGGAATTAAAGCCTGTAAGTATTTCTCTGATAGAGGAATAAGAACTAATGTAACTTTGGTATTTTCAGCAGGTCAAGCACTATTAGCTGCTAAGGCAGGAGCTACTTATGTATCCCCTTTCTTAGGTCGTTTAGATGATGTATCTACAGACGGTTTGAATTTAATATCAGAAATTCGCGATATTTATGATAACTATGTGTTTGAAACACAAATTTTAGCAGCCTCTGTACGCCACACGATGCACGTAGTAAATTGCGCAAAGATAGGTGCTGATGTTATGACAGGTCCTTTGTCAGCTATTACAGGTTTGTTAAAACATCCTTTAACAGATATAGGAATTGCACAATTTATTGCTGATTATGAAAAAGGAAACAAATAG
- the creD gene encoding cell envelope integrity protein CreD, whose protein sequence is MEIQHQESKIFFQSTTAKMAMIGILTLVLLIPLQLSKNLIEERSIRKQEVSDEVSDLWGKDIYFYGPILKIPYKTYQEVRVTNPTNKTNIIERKININYVFFFPENYNVKTFAKKNTSLKRGIYNNVVYTAYMNFKGNFSQLNFEKLNIKEADLLWNEASIIVKTTNLKSIKSDLNINLNNKTLKFESKTEDDNFYGTLETNSFDYTNFNKNGIISFNFKMEYNGSNSIKYIPIGKKTNVTIDSDWKSPSFEGAFAANDESKIINEKGFHVDWKILSINRSFSQQYTNKIPLLNEYAFGVKLIEPVDEYQQNERASKYGFLVIGLTFLIFFLIQSISKINIHIFQYLMIGLALIMFYTLLISITEHSSFSLAYIIAGLAVVTMISLYSKSILNLKFSTFISLSLISLYTFIYVIIQLESYALLVGSIGLFTILGLIMYVSRNIDWKNN, encoded by the coding sequence ATGGAAATACAACATCAAGAATCAAAAATTTTTTTTCAATCTACTACAGCAAAAATGGCTATGATCGGTATCTTAACATTAGTATTACTCATACCTTTACAATTAAGTAAAAATTTAATAGAAGAGAGAAGTATACGAAAGCAAGAAGTTTCTGATGAAGTTTCAGATCTATGGGGAAAGGATATTTATTTTTACGGTCCTATTTTAAAAATTCCTTACAAAACATATCAAGAAGTCAGAGTAACAAATCCAACTAACAAGACAAATATTATTGAAAGAAAAATAAATATCAACTATGTTTTTTTCTTTCCCGAAAATTACAATGTTAAAACTTTTGCAAAAAAGAATACCTCATTAAAAAGGGGAATCTATAACAATGTTGTTTATACAGCTTATATGAATTTTAAAGGTAATTTTTCTCAACTTAATTTTGAAAAACTAAATATTAAAGAAGCAGATTTATTATGGAATGAAGCCTCTATCATAGTAAAAACAACAAACTTAAAAAGTATTAAAAGTGATTTAAATATTAACTTAAATAATAAAACATTAAAATTTGAATCTAAAACAGAAGATGATAATTTTTACGGCACATTAGAAACTAATTCTTTTGATTATACTAATTTTAATAAAAACGGGATAATTTCATTTAATTTTAAGATGGAATACAATGGGAGTAATAGTATAAAATATATTCCTATAGGAAAAAAAACAAATGTTACCATAGATTCTGATTGGAAATCTCCTAGTTTTGAAGGTGCTTTTGCTGCAAATGATGAAAGTAAAATAATCAATGAAAAAGGATTTCACGTTGATTGGAAGATACTATCTATAAACAGAAGTTTTTCACAACAGTATACAAATAAAATACCTCTCTTAAATGAGTATGCTTTTGGTGTAAAATTAATAGAACCTGTAGATGAATATCAACAAAATGAACGCGCATCTAAGTATGGTTTTTTAGTAATTGGTCTAACTTTTCTTATTTTCTTTTTAATACAATCAATAAGTAAAATAAACATTCATATTTTCCAATATTTAATGATAGGTCTAGCACTAATTATGTTCTATACATTATTAATATCTATTACTGAACATTCTAGCTTTTCATTAGCCTATATTATAGCTGGTTTAGCGGTTGTTACAATGATTAGCCTTTATTCTAAATCTATATTAAATTTAAAATTTTCTACTTTCATAAGCCTTTCATTAATTTCTCTTTATACGTTTATATATGTTATTATACAACTAGAAAGCTATGCTTTACTAGTAGGAAGCATTGGATTATTTACAATTTTAGGATTAATTATGTATGTTTCTAGAAATATTGACTGGAAAAATAATTAG
- a CDS encoding peroxiredoxin — protein MALVGRKFPNITVDAISEMGDNLRINVLEEATKNNKKVLLFWYPKDFTFVCPTELHAFQAALPEFEKRNVMVIGASCDTNEVHFAWLNTPKNNGGIEGVTYPLLADTTRNLSKALGILDAEEVYDEESDDILLEGSNVTFRATYLIDETGKIFHESVNDMPLGRNVGEYLRLVDAYTHVQTKGEVCPANWEEGKEAMNADRLSTAAYLSQN, from the coding sequence ATGGCTTTAGTAGGAAGAAAATTTCCAAACATTACAGTAGATGCAATTTCAGAAATGGGAGATAATTTAAGAATCAACGTTCTTGAAGAAGCAACAAAAAACAATAAAAAAGTATTATTATTTTGGTATCCAAAAGATTTTACATTTGTTTGTCCAACTGAATTACATGCTTTTCAAGCTGCATTACCAGAATTTGAGAAAAGAAATGTAATGGTAATAGGTGCTTCTTGTGATACAAATGAAGTTCATTTTGCTTGGTTAAATACCCCTAAAAATAATGGAGGAATTGAAGGTGTTACTTATCCATTATTAGCTGATACTACTCGTAATTTATCTAAAGCATTAGGTATTTTAGATGCAGAAGAAGTGTATGATGAAGAATCTGATGATATTTTATTAGAAGGCTCAAACGTTACTTTCCGTGCAACTTATTTAATTGATGAAACAGGTAAAATTTTTCATGAAAGTGTAAATGATATGCCATTAGGAAGAAATGTAGGCGAATATTTACGTTTAGTAGATGCTTATACACACGTTCAAACAAAAGGAGAAGTTTGTCCTGCAAACTGGGAAGAAGGTAAAGAAGCAATGAATGCTGATAGATTAAGTACAGCTGCTTACCTAAGCCAAAACTAA
- a CDS encoding winged helix-turn-helix domain-containing protein translates to MKNIIQNINKVFDHRIRLGIMSILMVNERVGFTTLKELLGVTDGNLASHTKALENENYILVEKQFIGRKPNTSYKTTLEGRKAFQEHIEALEKLISKT, encoded by the coding sequence ATGAAAAACATTATTCAAAATATTAACAAAGTTTTTGACCATCGAATTCGGTTAGGAATCATGTCTATACTGATGGTTAATGAAAGAGTAGGCTTTACCACTCTTAAAGAGCTATTAGGAGTTACTGATGGAAACTTAGCAAGTCATACAAAAGCACTTGAAAACGAAAATTATATATTAGTTGAAAAACAATTTATAGGTCGTAAACCTAATACTAGTTATAAGACTACACTGGAAGGAAGAAAAGCCTTTCAAGAACATATAGAAGCTTTAGAAAAATTAATTTCTAAAACTTAA